A genomic stretch from Capricornis sumatraensis isolate serow.1 chromosome 4, serow.2, whole genome shotgun sequence includes:
- the ART4 gene encoding ecto-ADP-ribosyltransferase 4 isoform X2, translated as MELRGQRSALHTNKYCPLTNCCRRILLANTAASVVRIWLLRGQLLLLLLCSGLQRPTEAGKIAVKIDFDLAPNSFDDQYRGCSQQVMEMLLQGDYFMEELESSKHYRKVWQQTHLNWLNQEKSLPGNMTITHAVAISVYLSDDRVHLDFSRAMARAAGSPQQYKHSFRFKYLHYFLTSAIQLLRKEIVSRKDSLCYEVQHELKGVHLQAPVGAIVRFGQFLSTSPATEQAQRFGNQTLFTMLTCLGAPVQDFSLKKEVLVPPYELFKVVNASYHPRGNWLQLLSNGNQSTYNCQLLKASSRKCIPTPLVIASLSFLTSVIIFSKSGA; from the exons ATGGAGCTGCGAGGGCAAAGAAGCGCTCTGCACACCAACAAATACTGTCCCTTGACCAATTGTTGCAGAAGGATTCTTCTAGCAAATACTGCAGCCTCTGTGGTAAGAATCTGGCTCCTGAGGGGGCAGCTTCTTCTCCTGCTGCTGTGCTCTGGTCTGCAGAGACCCACG gaggcaggtaag ATTGCAGTTAAAATCGACTTTGACTTGGCACCAAATTCCTTTGATGATCAGTACCGAGGCTGCAGCCAACAAGTCATGGAGATGCTGCTTCAAGGGGATTATTTCATGGAAGAACTAGAATCCAGTAAGCATTACCGCAAAGTCTGGCAGCAAACACACTTAAACTGGTTGAACCAAGAAAAATCTCTCCCCGGGAACATGACTATTACACATGCTGTGGCTATCTCGGTTTATTTATCGGACgacagagttcacttagacttcTCCAGAGCCATGGCCCGTGCTGCTGGGTCTCCGCAGCAGTATAAACATTCATTCCGTTTCAAATATCTGCACTACTTCCTGACCTCAGCAATCCAGCTGCTGAGGAAAGAGATTGTCTCAAGGAAAGACTCTCTGTGTTACGAGGTGCAGCATGAGTTGAAGGGCGTTCACTTGCAAGCCCCCGTGGGTGCCATCGTTCGCTTTGGCCAATTCCTCTCCACCTCCCCAGCAACAGAACAGGCACAGAGGTTTGGGAACCAAACTCTATTTACCATGTTGACCTGCCTGGGGGCACCAGTACAAGACTTCTCTCTCAAGAAGGAGGTCTTGGTCCCTCCCTATGAGCTGTTTAAAGTGGTCAATGCGAGCTACCATCCAAGAGGGAATTGGTTGCAATTGCTGTCAAATGGGAACCAAAGCACGTACAACTGTCAGCTGCTAAAAG CTTCCAGCAGAAAGTGCATCCCTACTCCTCTAGTTAttgcttctctctcctttttgacCAGTGTCATCATCTTTTCCAAAAGTGGAGCATAA
- the ART4 gene encoding ecto-ADP-ribosyltransferase 4 isoform X1 → MELRGQRSALHTNKYCPLTNCCRRILLANTAASVVRIWLLRGQLLLLLLCSGLQRPTIAVKIDFDLAPNSFDDQYRGCSQQVMEMLLQGDYFMEELESSKHYRKVWQQTHLNWLNQEKSLPGNMTITHAVAISVYLSDDRVHLDFSRAMARAAGSPQQYKHSFRFKYLHYFLTSAIQLLRKEIVSRKDSLCYEVQHELKGVHLQAPVGAIVRFGQFLSTSPATEQAQRFGNQTLFTMLTCLGAPVQDFSLKKEVLVPPYELFKVVNASYHPRGNWLQLLSNGNQSTYNCQLLKASSRKCIPTPLVIASLSFLTSVIIFSKSGA, encoded by the exons ATGGAGCTGCGAGGGCAAAGAAGCGCTCTGCACACCAACAAATACTGTCCCTTGACCAATTGTTGCAGAAGGATTCTTCTAGCAAATACTGCAGCCTCTGTGGTAAGAATCTGGCTCCTGAGGGGGCAGCTTCTTCTCCTGCTGCTGTGCTCTGGTCTGCAGAGACCCACG ATTGCAGTTAAAATCGACTTTGACTTGGCACCAAATTCCTTTGATGATCAGTACCGAGGCTGCAGCCAACAAGTCATGGAGATGCTGCTTCAAGGGGATTATTTCATGGAAGAACTAGAATCCAGTAAGCATTACCGCAAAGTCTGGCAGCAAACACACTTAAACTGGTTGAACCAAGAAAAATCTCTCCCCGGGAACATGACTATTACACATGCTGTGGCTATCTCGGTTTATTTATCGGACgacagagttcacttagacttcTCCAGAGCCATGGCCCGTGCTGCTGGGTCTCCGCAGCAGTATAAACATTCATTCCGTTTCAAATATCTGCACTACTTCCTGACCTCAGCAATCCAGCTGCTGAGGAAAGAGATTGTCTCAAGGAAAGACTCTCTGTGTTACGAGGTGCAGCATGAGTTGAAGGGCGTTCACTTGCAAGCCCCCGTGGGTGCCATCGTTCGCTTTGGCCAATTCCTCTCCACCTCCCCAGCAACAGAACAGGCACAGAGGTTTGGGAACCAAACTCTATTTACCATGTTGACCTGCCTGGGGGCACCAGTACAAGACTTCTCTCTCAAGAAGGAGGTCTTGGTCCCTCCCTATGAGCTGTTTAAAGTGGTCAATGCGAGCTACCATCCAAGAGGGAATTGGTTGCAATTGCTGTCAAATGGGAACCAAAGCACGTACAACTGTCAGCTGCTAAAAG CTTCCAGCAGAAAGTGCATCCCTACTCCTCTAGTTAttgcttctctctcctttttgacCAGTGTCATCATCTTTTCCAAAAGTGGAGCATAA
- the C4H12orf60 gene encoding LOW QUALITY PROTEIN: uncharacterized protein C12orf60 homolog (The sequence of the model RefSeq protein was modified relative to this genomic sequence to represent the inferred CDS: substituted 1 base at 1 genomic stop codon): MSSESEKDKERLIQAAKTFFFYMQDLASFTNALTKLFNSSMSTQILLMTVKEDGNVKAVFEQMLKIFKEMQSVVAAKQDPMQSEPLSSKIATAMSSVVEKSNNIREVQQSTKEMFKNVQLPIIASVLNSGNILESLESSLLLLMKYPIMNLQXSDCYRKEQSDATTSEKSPGPSKATIIDALKKLQDALNIENAKYTIKSAADQMEQIVKTMGPILEVLQKSIKTMETKFSVFKKPRN, translated from the coding sequence ATGTCTTCAGAATCAGAAAAGGATAAAGAGAGGCTCATTCAAGCTGCTAAAACATTCTTCTTTTACATGCAAGATCTTGCTTCCTTCACAAATGCACTCACCAAATTGTTCAACAGCAGTATGAGCACTCAGATCCTCTTGATGACTGTGAAAGAAGATGGTAATGTGAAGGCTGTCTTTGAacaaatgctcaaaatttttaaGGAGATGCAGTCTGTGGTGGCAGCCAAGCAGGACCCAATGCAAAGTGAACCTTTAAGTTCCAAGATTGCAACAGCTATGTCCTCTGTGGTTGAGAAGAGTAACAATATAAGGGAGGTACAACAGTCAAccaaagaaatgttcaaaaaTGTCCAGTTACCTATCATTGCCTCTGTGCTGAATAGCGGTAACATTCTTGAGAGTTTGGAATCTTCTCTTTTACTCTTGATGAAATATCCCATCATGAATCTCCAGTGAAGTGACTGCTACAGGAAAGAACAATCAGATGCCACTACATCTGAGAAAAGTCCAGGTCCATCCAAAGCCACTATAATAGATGCCTTGAAAAAGTTGCAGGATGCACTCAACATTGAGAATGCTAAGTATACCATTAAGTCAGCTGCAGATCAAATGGAACAGATTGTCAAAACTATGGGACCAATCTTAGAGGTCCTCCAAAAATCCATAAAAACTATGGAAACCAAGTTTTCTGTGTTTAAGAAACCCAGGAACTAG